TTTTAGGTTTTTTGCAATGAGCGTGGTTTTTGTAGGAAGTTACTGGCTGTGTTTGGCACAAAAAGCCTATGAGTAGGTTTTGTGATGGCTTCTTTAGCGATCGCAACGACAACACCGCAGCCATAGCTGGGGTTATGCCGATGGCTTTTTTAGTCTTTACGGCGGTCGGACGATGGCTTTTTTAACTTTGGTAAGGAGTGACACAGCTGTTTTTATTGCTCGTCAGTAAAGGAAAGCAGATAAGTTTGAGTCTGCACAGTGTCTTACTGATGGCTATTACAGCCTATGTGGAATTGGTGAGAAATTGAGATTTTGGAGGCTTCTGATATGGCTTATGCCATTGCCAGAGTGAAAAAATTGAAACGAGCCAATATTGCTGGGAGTGCTGCTCACACTTCCAGGCAGAGAGAAACACCCAATGCTGACCCTGCTAAACAAAATATCAGGTTCATAGGCAATACTGACAGGGAGGAAAAGTTAGAAGATTTGGTGTTAGCAAAGATTGGGCAGTATGAGCAAAAACGAAAAATTCGCACTGATGCGGTGTACTGTGTAGAGATTTTGCTGACTGCTTCTCCTAGTTACTTTCGACCGCTTGACCCCTCGGCTGCTGGGTATTATGAAGAGGAGAGGTTGGCTGATTGGTTGTCAGCGACACAGCAGTGGTTAGAGAAGGAATATGGCGATTGTGCGGAGCGCACTGCTGTAGGCGATCGCATTGTCAGGGCTGAATTGCACTTGGATGAAGTAACACCCCACATTCATGCTTATTTTGTGCCACTGGATGAAAACGGGCAACTGCGGTGCAATCATTTTTTTGATGGTCGGCAGAAGATGCGAGATTTTCAAGAAAGCTACTTTGCAGCAGTACAGCACCTGGGGTTAGAGCGTGGGATTCGAGGTAGTGTAGCTAAACACCAGGACATTAAGGATTTTTATCGCATAGTTGAGGAAGGAAAGGATTTGAACTCGGAACTGACTATTGCACAGATGCGGGCTAAGGCAGCAGATCGAGATAGGGCAGTGCAGAGTAAAAGTTCTATGGAGCGCACTGCTAAAAGGTTGGTGCAGGAAAATGAGACTCTGCGACAAAGGATTAAGGAACTAGAAGCTCAAAAGGAGCAGTTGCAACAGCAGGTTGAACAATTGAGTGATTTGCCCCTAGAAGATGTAGCTTGGCATTTGGGATTCGACCCAGACAATAGCAGCGATGTGGGGCATACTGTTGTAAGTGGTGATAAGGTAAAGTCCAGCACTCTCAAGGGAAATGACGCGGAATCCTCTGTCCAAGGCAATCGCTTACGACGCAGTGTAGCTGAACGCACAAAGCGTACTGCCATAGGCAGCTATCGCTGCTTTTTAGGGGGTGAACACATTATCTATATCAATGGTTCTCAATGGAGTCACCTTGCACCTGATACTCAAAAAACTGGTGCTATTGCTGGTGCTGTCAATACTCAAAAAACTCGTGCTAGTGCTGCCAATGCTCAAAAAATTGGTAATGTTACAGCCAACACACAAACAACAAGTGTTAGTCCTGATGCTATTACTGGTACTGGTGCGGTGGCGTTGGTGAAACACATTAATGGGTGCAATTTTAGAGAAGCTATCGCTTGGTTAAATGACCGCTTTGGTGAGGAAGGGATGCAGAGGGCTGTTACTCATTATGCTAGGCAACAAGCGCAAATGGTCATTCAAGAGCAAGAAGAACCACAGTTTGTACCACCAGTACCGGACAAATCGAACTGGCATTTAGTACACGACTATCTAACTAAGAAACGGAGATTGCCCACAGAGTTGGTGCAAGAATTATATCAGCGGGGGTGGGTTTATGCTGATGATCAAGAAAATGCTGTGTTCTTGTTGAGAAACCTCAATGGTGAAACCAAAGGTGCATTTTTGCAAGGGACAAGAGCAGAAGACAATACTTTTACAGGATATGCCATTGGTACAAAACGCAGTGAAGGTTGGTTTTACCTGCAATGGGGAGGGCAACCTACTGATGAAATCCAAAAAGTCGTGTTGTTGAAGTCACCCCTTGATGTGCTGTCTTTTGCGATGTTGGAAGTTGAAAGACACCGAGGAGTACCAGGAGGAGTACCAGAAGAAAGAACAATGTACATGACTGTGGATAGTCCCAGGAGTTTACCTGTGGATTTGTTGCAGGATATCCCTGAAGTTGTTTGTGCTTATGATAACGACAGTGCTGGAGATGAGATGGCTGGTGTTGTAGGTGAATTGTTGCCCCAAGCGACTAGAGTTAAACCACAAGCGCAGAATTGGCATGAGGAATCGTTGGTACTGCTACGGTGGCAACAGAGGGAACGAGAGTATCAACAACAACGCCAAAAGCAACAGCGACAGCGTGAGCGCAAGCGTGAGTCTGAACTGGAGTTATGAGCCGTATTGCTGCTTTTAAAAACTGATATCAATTCTTTCTGCATTATCGTCTACACCATGTCTAGACAAAACCCCAGTGGAAATAAAACTTACCTTTTGATACGGAAATCACCTTACATCTTCGCCCTCGTCATGCGTCAGACCAATCTGCTGAAACTGTGATATTGCTGTGAACTTAAGTTATGTGGCCGCTAGATTAGTCTTGTTAGCCTGTGGACTGGTGAAGCAGCGCAGAAAATAGCATTTAAATAAATCTTGCCCTTGACATCAAAGCTGAGAAATTAGCCACTTGGATAAAAATTTAATAGCCACTTGGATGATGGTAACTACTGAAACAAGCAATTAAAGTGAGTGTATGCTCAACTGACAACTTTCCAAGTTATGGCTGACCTCAATTTAACAAGAAGGAATTAGAAAAATGGCAACAATTCACTTTATTGATGGAGAAAAAGGTGGAGTAGGTAAGTCATTATTTGCACGAGTCATGGTGCAATATTGTCTTGATAAACAACTGCCATACGTGCTGGTAGAAGCTGACCCAAGTAACCCAGATGTGGGTGTATTTTACCCAGAAAATACCCAAACAGCAGTTTTTAGTGAATCAGAACGTAAAGTTTATGCTGCTGATGCAATTTTTAACTTAGCACTAACAAATCCTGTGATTGTCAATTTACCTGCTCACGTAACTAAAGCAGTGAATGATTGGATTGAGCGCAATCAAATACTTGAAATGGGAACTCAGCATAAAGTTGATATCTGCAAGTGGTTTGTTGGCAATGGTGGATATGATAGCATCCAGTTATTGATTCAATCTTTAAACCACTTTGAAGGCAAAATTAAGCACGTCTTTGTTCGCAATTTTGGTCTATGCGATGACTGGAAACACGTAGATGAAAGAGAGGATTTACAAGAGTTAATTCAAGCTCAAAAAGTACCTGTAATTAACTTTCCTAAATTTAGCTATCGAGAGCGGGATTTACTTGCTGCAACCCGGATCAACTTTTCTCAAGCTTTCTTAACTGCTGAGTTGGGTATTTTGGGTCAGCAGCGTTTGCATAGTTTTCTTAAAAAAGCTTACGAAGAAATTGGCAAGGCGCAAGTATGGAATGTGGGTCAACCTGCGGTTAATAATTTCTTAGTAGAGAAGGGATGAACTCTAAAAGGGGGGGGGAAAAGTGGTGAGTTTGACAATTGCCGCTTTCTTCAGTTTACGCCATAATAATCCGAGAGCCTTCTGGAAACTTTTCTACTTTGATTTGCGTTCCTAATTCTTCTCCCAAAGCAGGAACATGAGTAATTACGCCCACTAATTTGTCCTGCTGACCCAAAGATTGTAATATACTTGAGACACTTTGCAGAGTTTCAGCATCTAATGTTCCAAATCCCTCATCTATAAACAGACTGCCTAACTTAGCTCCTCTTGATAGCTTTTCTGAGAGTGCTAAAGCCAGGGATAAAGAAGTCGCAAAGGTTTCACCACCTGATAGTGTCTGTACCCGTCTTGTTTCGCCACCACTCCAATTATCTTCTACATAGTATTCTTTATCGTCATATTTTAAGGCATATCGCTGTTCTGTAAGTTCTCGCAGAAACACTGTTGCTTGTTCTACTAACTCCTGCTCAAAATGTTGGAGAATATAGGCTTGAAAACGATCCGATTTTAACTCTTTGGATAATATACGATAAGTTTCTAATTCTTTTTGTTTGTTAGCTAGTTGCAGTTGGAATTGTTGTAGCTGTTTTCGCTGCTGTTCAACTTGAGTAATCCAAAATTTTAAATCATTGTATTCTGCTTGTGTTTCCTGAAGTTTAGTATCAGCTTGAATAATAGTTTCTCCATGCTGATGAATTATTTCTGGAGTTATGGTTTGATCACCAATTTCCTTTTTATCTTGCTGAATTAGAGTTTCTAGCCTCAGCTTTTCAGTGTCATGTTCTGTAATCTGTTGCTGCAATTTATCTTGCATTTCTGGTGAGGTTTTACTTTCCTCAAATACTACTTCTGTCAAATTTTCTGACAACAAAGAATTTTGCCAATTAGTCTCTATTTGTGACTTTTCAGTGGCTGCTAAATCAAAATATTCTCTTGCTTTTGCTTCATTTTGTTGAGCTTGAATGAATTCATCATTCGCAGTTTTGTAAGATGCGTTTACCTGCTGAAGCCGATTTTCTAAATCTTGTTGATCTTTTTCTAGTTTTTGCCATAAATTCTCATAAGACTCACCACCAGTAAGTTGAAAAACAGTGTTGGAAATTTCTAAAAGTTTTGTTTTTTGACGTTCCACTTCAGTAGCTGCATCTTGATACTGGGTTTGGGTATAAGATAACTTATCTTTAGCAAATTTTAAATTTTGTTCACTTGATTTAACTTCGGTATCTGCTTTATTTTTTTGTTCTAAACATTCTTGATATTTAGCATCTTTGGCTTGCAATATTTTGTGTTCATTTTGAATTAATTTGACTTCCCATGTATCTGTTTTTAAGATTGCAACAATTTTTTTTGTTTCTGCTGCAAGCTCATTTTCCTTGTCTGATAACTCTTGTAAAGTTTCAACTTCTTGTTTTTTCAGATTATCTCTAGTTGTTTCCGATTGAATTTTTGCATTAGCCGCTTTTTGGTGCTTTTTATCAGCAGCAATTTCATATTTTTCTAATGCTTTGATATCAAGAGAAGATTCTATTTGTGGTAATAAATGAACCTCTGGATAAACACCACCGCAAACTAGACATTCATCACCTGTATGTAGCAAAGCTCGGATAGCAGCAGCATGATTTTGTTGTCTGGCTGTGTTTAATTCTGCACGGGCTTTTAATAGTTCTGCTTTAGCGTCTTGCAAAATTAAATTAGTAGTTTGACAATCATCTTCAGCCGTTTTTAAGTCTTGAGTGATTTTTTCTAACTTCGAGCGTTCACTCCCAACTTGTTTGTCAATTTGTTCCCATTTAATTAGTAAAGGTATGACTTGATTAAGTTGCTCAAGTCTTAAACCACCAGGGGAATATTCAGCAAGTTGATTATTAGCTGTAACCAATATTTTATTTTTAGATTGTAATTCTGTTTCAGCCTGTTTGACAGATTTTTCTACTTCATTTATCAGCTTTGTTTTTTCTACTAATATATTTTCTAACCGCTTTACTTCCTGATTAATTTCACGACGTTGTTGTTCATAAATTTTCGCATCATTGAGAGCTTGTTCTCGCTGTTTTAGTTGTGGTGCAATCTCAGCTTGATAGGCTTTTACTGCCTGCAAATTATCTGCTTGAATTTGTAAAGCAGATTGTTTTTTAATTAAATCTTCAGCAGCATTTTCAGCAGCTACTTGAGTTTTATAATAACGACTACGAGCCGAATTTACTGATGTCCAGATAGCTGATAATCGGTCACAAATCCTCGCTGTTTCTAACTGATGTTTAATACGGTTTATTTCGGGAATGTATTGATGTAATTGTTCAAGCTTCTGTTGTCTATTTGCTAAATCTTCCAGCCGTTGCAATAATTTTTTTTCTGTTTCTAAAACTGCTTTCGCATTTTCAATCTCTTGATTTAATCGCGGCAGTTCTTTTGCTATTAATTTATATCTTTCCCGTCGAGAATTTAATTCTATATCTGATGGTAATTCTAAACCATTAAGTTGTTGTTGCAGAGAATTACATTCACCTTCAAGAATATTAGCTTGCTTCTCAGCCTGTGAGCGCATATCTGCAAAAATTTGGTAGCCTGTTAATTGACGTAAAATTTCTCGACGTTTAGAAGCTTCTCCTTTGAGAAATTTATCAAATTGTCCTTGAGGTAGAAGGATAACTTTTGTGAAAGTCTCAAAATTCATCTGCAAAATTTTTTCAATAGCCGCATTAATTTCTGCTTCTTTCTGTTCTCCCAAATTTTCCCAATTACCATTAATCAGTTTTTGTAGTTTGAAAAAAGTCTGTGCTGTTTTCGCACGATATAACCATGAACGCAAAACTTGATATTCAATGCCATCGACTAAAAACCGTAATGAAACTTGTAACTTGACGCTACCCTGACTTAATAATTCTTTGGGTTGAGTTTTACCAGTAAATCTGGCAACTTTACCATAAAGTGCTAAAGTCATTGCATCCAATAAAGACGATTTACCCGCACCAGTTTGTCCAGTAATCGCAAATAATTCCAGATTTTCAAAATTAATTTTGGACTGATGACGAAAACTAGTAAAACCTTCTAAACTTAGTTCAAGTGGTCGCATCTTGGGTTTCCTTAATTTGGTTATATAGTTCCTCAAACTTTGCTACAACACCAGGAGTAGGAATAGTATTTAATTCTTCTTGAAAGTAGCGTTTAAATTCCTCTACTGGTTCAAAATCTTCACTTTTTCCAGATTTCTCCTGATTAGATGTATTTTTTATTGGATAAAGTGGCTCAATGTGCAGCACTTTTTCCCCACAAATTTTGCGAATTTTATCAGCTAATCCTATTGGCGGTGTTGGCAAATTAATAGTTACCTTCAGGTATCCCGAATAATCACGGTATGGTTCTAATTTTTCTTCATAATTACTCAATTCACATTCCACTATTTGCAAAGGTTTTTGACAGGGAATAGATATAAACTCTGGTTTTTTTGCAGGTAAACCAGGCTCAACATCAATTAAATAAAATCCCTTATCTTCCCCAGCTTCACCAAAGTCTACTTGAATCAAAGAACCACAATAATAAGTAGGAGATGCAGCAGAAATTCGTTGAGGTTTATGAATATGTCCAAGGGCAATATATTGAGCATTAGGTAGGCTTTGTCCAGCTAAAGCATAGGTTTCTTTGGTGTGATAACTTTTTTCCGAATTGGCTAATCTAGCACCATCAATAGTCAGGTGAGCCATGAGAATATTTACACTATCATCGTGAAAACCACTGGCTAAATTATTAAGACATTTACCTAGCCTTTCTTTATAGTTACTTATTTGTTGCAATTCGTCCATTGCCCACAGATTTTCAACTGTTAACAGTCGTCTTTCTGAAGCAAAAGGCATAGCAGCTACGCGCAGTTTACCATTAGGAGTTTCTAGGGTAATTAAACCTCCTTGTTTGACTGAGCGAGGTTGTCCCAAGATATGCACATTTGCTAAAGATAAAAGATTAGCTATACCGTCAAAACGAGAAGCAGAATCATGATTACCAGCAATTGCAACTGCGGGAATTTTTGCTGCTTGCAACCCCTGAAAAAACTGATAAGCAACTCGTTCAGCTTCTGCTGGAGGATTAGGAGTTTCAAAAATATCACCTGCGATTAATACCGCATCAACTTCTAATTCTTTGGCTTTTACTAAAAGTTCTTTCAGGGCAAATTCAATTTCTGAAGTCCGCTCCTTTCCTTTGAGATTCCGCCCTAAATGCCAGTCAGATGTATGAATTAAACGCATAATTATTCCTCTTAAAAACGGTCAAAATCAGCTTCAATATCAGCAATTTCGGCTGGGCTTAAAAACACTTCTTCTTTGCGTGTAGCATAGGTAGGGAAAGGGAAATTAACTAAAATTGGGGCGGGAACTTCTGGCTGATGGACAAACATTGTGCCAGATTTCAGAAATAAAGCTCGTTTGCGACAAGAACCAGTCAAAAAGTTGTATTCAGGGCGTTCTGCTTCTGCTGAATCTAATCTTCCCACAACACGAATAGCCGCTTGTCCCACAACTCGACGTTCTACTTCTGATGCTGTTTGCTGTGCGCCAATCAAGATAATTCCTAATGAGCGTCCCCGTTCTGCAATGTCTACCAGCAAGTCTTTGATGGGGCTACGTCCATCGCGGGGAGCATATTTGTTTAATTCATCCAAAACGATAAAAATGACAGGTTCTCTGCCTTGCTTTTCTTTTTCAAAAAATAGCTTTTGGAGTAAAACACCCACAACAAATTTTTGAGCGCGGGCGGTAAGTTTATGAATATCAGTGACAGTTAATTGAGCATCTGAAGCTAAAGGATTAAGTTGATATTTAGCAACCTCATCCGGTGATAAATCACCCCGAATTAAATGGCTAACTTCACTACTAATACCGTATAAACGCCGAATCATTGCTTCGGCTGTAGCTGAGGCATTTCGTCCTAACCAACGTCTGTTTTCTTCTCTATCTTCATCATTGAGAAGTTTATCTTCTAAAAAGTCGATTAAATCTCTAAAAGTCTTAATTTGTGTTTTGCTATCTTCCCCAAACGCTTCTACTTCTAAATGCGCTTGAATTTTTCGCCGTCGCTTTTTATCACTATCATCATTTTCTTCTGCTAGTCGTGCTAATCTTTCTTCTACTGTTGTCACTAGATAAGATAAATTACCCCTATCTAAATCTTCTCCAGTGAACAAGAAGCGAAATAAACGTTCCCGGCACAATTCCCGTATACTCCACAAATAAACTGATATTCCCTCATAACGCTGTTCTAAATCCGCGTCAATTGTCCGGGAATCTTTTTTAGGTGCAGCCCGAAAACTTGTACTTTTAAAAGGTTGTATGGGTAATTTTAAGATTTCATATTTATTTTTATTTAAGTTTTCATATTTATTTTTATTCTGGTCACTTATCGAATCACCATAAATTTGATTGAGCTTGTCTAAAAAGAATAAATCCTCTCCTTTGACATTAAAAATTAGTGCTTTGGTATTAGCTTTATAAGAACCTAAAACAGGAGAATTGAAAATAGAATATAACAAGAACAAAGCATAAGATGTTTTGGTGGCAACTCCAGAAACACCAGAGATATTCACATGAGCGCCTTTCTCGCCATTAATAAATGAATAGTTAAAATAAGCTGCATTACCATTATTCATAATACCAGCCGGAATCGGGGTATCCATGCTGTCAAAATATAAAGCCGATGCTAGTTGCTTATCTACAGCTAACTTCACCGGATCTCCTGGTTGTGGAGGTAAATATTCTTCTGGTTCAATTCTTGTGACTTGAACGTGAGCAGTATAAGAAATATTGACGGGTAAAGTCCCCTTTTTCGCTACTAATAAAGTATCAGTATCAAACTGCGCTCCTTCATATTGAGTGCGAACATAGTCAACTACGCCATAAAAGTGAACTTTCCTGTTATTATCAGGACGATGAGTTTCCACTTCTATAACATCATCTAGGCGCAATACTTTTTGCGAGTCTACTGCTATCCAAAATTCCAAAGGAGTAGCTTCTTGAGTACCAAGTACATAACCAATAGCTTCAGAAGATGTCATTTATTACCTCCAAAAGATGCCAAAAAGTTTTGTAATCGCCGCTTAATTAATGTTGCATCTCCCATACGTCTACCTAATTCCCGTTCCAAAGCACCAACAGGTGCAAGGTTTTGTGGGGCGCGAGGATCTCTTGATGGATGAGAAGCGTAATAGGGGATTAAATAGCAAGTTTGATTTGCTATTTCTGTTGCTCTGTCTATGCCATTTTTTATAGATAACTCCAGCCGGACAATACCATGTAAATCGTGATAGCCAAGTTGTTTATTAAAATGTTGAGAACTACCAGATTTTAAATACCATGAATACTGGGATCTATCTTTAATTTCAAAAATAGGTGTGCGCTGTCCTGGCAACAATTTCCATAGCAAAGCAGCATATTTTTCAGGCAGGTATTGTCTGTGCATTGTCTTAACATAGCCCAAGGTAAAAATGGGTGATTCATATCGCAATGATCCATCACGAATTACCAAGGTATCTGTATCTTTTATATTTAGTTTGCCTACTAGCTGTTCCTCTGCGGCTAACATGGCATTTTGGACAATTGCACCTCGTGCTTCAGGGGTATTAGGTTGATTGCTTTTAACAGCTTTATAGAGTAATTCGGCTTTGCTTCCCAAAGGGCAAGGAATGGGTGTTGATACAGCTTCTTGTTCGCCACCGAAACCCACAACTCGATGAATATCAATTTCCGGTTCTAGTAGATAACTGGCTTTGGGAATAGTTCTATCCACTACTACAGCACCTACAGCAATTGTGCCAAATACACCGTAGGTTATTGTGTTGCCATCGCCACCGACAAGTGCAGCATCTAGCCTTCTCCGCCCGTCGGTAAAGATCAGGCGATTAGGTAGCGATCGCGGATCTTGAGACTCAAAACTATCCCAATTATCAGTCTCTACTGTAGGGTTAACATCACTTTCTGAAAGCGCAATTTCTTCGCTGATTTGAATTGGCGGCTCGTAGTCATTACCCCAAGGTTCGAGGCGAAAGTTATGCGATCGCCAGAAGTTACTTACATAATTCTCCTCATGCATTACTTTGTGGGTTGCTTAGAAATAGTGTGTTTTTAACATTACCAGTTATAAACCAATAATACCAATTTACGCCTGATGTGATAAAAAATCCCATTATTCTATCAAAGTTTCCACGCTTACCCAAAGCATCGTCGTTGAATAAGTTACACACGCACGTTTTTATGCTTACTTAGCAAGACTTAAAGTGTTCCAAACAATAAAAACTACTTATTGCGATTGCCTCCGTCGGGCGCTCCTACCCTCTGCAATGACTTTTAGATTGATTCATTTCGCTCCTTTCCATACCCTGCGGGAAGGCTACACCTACGCAATGACAATTGTGCATTTTTTTCCTGGTGGTCTTCGCGCCATTTCTATGCTGGAATACATGGTTGTATCTGTATAATTTAAAACAGTTAAATCTGTGGTTTTGAAACGCTTTCACTCATTTTGTCAATAAAAATGATCTTGTGCATATCATATTAAGCCAAGCAGAGTAAGAATTAAACCACTTTGAAGATTTTTGTCTCTATTGTTCCGTAGTAAAACAATTTGCAATAAATTTTTGTATAAAAAATACATCCACTAAATGTAGTAAAGTATTTCAGAGCAGTTGAGGCATAAGTTTACCGACTTTATTCCAGTAAAATCACTGTTATTTTTTTATTTTAGAGAGGCTATGATTGCAGGTATAATAAATGTATTAATATATAGTGTTTAAGAGCTTACAAACTAAATATTTATCACAAGACTGCTAATAATCAACCAGCTATTAGTTGGCAATCTTGTTTTGCTGTTCTTCGGTTATTGACAGAGTTGGCATGGGAGAAATTTTAAATTAGCTGCGAGCCACTTGCTTTACAGTTAACAACGCTTATTAACGGTTATACCAAACCGTTGCCCTTGATCACTGTATGACATAGGGGATACTACAGACGTGCCTAAAGATAACGGTAGGGTTTGTGGCGAAGTATTTCCCTGTACGCAATTAATTAACTGAAATTATTTTTATTTGGTGAGATGCCTGATCGCCTGCTGCTGCTAGATGATTTAAAAAACGCAAATACCCCAGAACAAGTCGCAGCACTATTCCAAAAGCTCGGCTACAACGTCGTTTGCCAAATGTTAGATGTTGAGCTTTTGGAACTGTCAGAGCGCAGCGTTCAAGCTGTAAATCAGGTCTACTTAATTGCAAATCAAGGAAATGCAGAGTTACAGGTGATTTTGTTTCAGCTACATCCTTATGAGTGGACTTCTTTTAATGCTGTTACCCATAGAATGCAGGCGATCGCTAACAGTATTTGTCAACGTGATTCTTCTTTTTTGTTGTTAGCCACAAAAGATTATAAACAGTTGATGCTTGTTAGTCCTCACTACCAGCTCAATACTCAGATGGATTTAAAGGTCAATATTCAGAAATATTTAATTAATATTGCTGATCCTAATTATTATGACCTCAACCGATTAGAAAAAATAGCCGCTCGGCTACTTAATCCACAAACACTTCACCGCCTTCAGCATGAAGCACTCAACTTTAAAGAACCATCAAAAAAATATGAATTTCAAGATACAGTTGGTTGGTATTTACAAAAAATTGGTCGAATTAAACTTTTAAAACCAGATGAAGAGATTATTTTAGCTCGCCAAGTAGCGCAATTAGAAGAAATACAGAAGATTATAAAAAAACTTGAAAAACAACTTCATAGACCTCCACAAGAGGAAGAAATTGCTTCAAAAATTGGCATATCTACCTTAGCACTAAGTCAGCGCATATATTATGGTAAATTAGCTAAAAACCAGCTGGTACAGGCAAACTTGCGGCTAGTATTCTCAATTGCTAAAAACTATACAAATCGGGGATTAGAACTTCTAGATTTAATTCAAGAAGGAAATTTAGGATTAATTAAAGCAGTTGAAAAATTTGATTATACCAAAGGTAATAAACTATCAACTTATGCCACTTGGTGGATAAAACAGATGATACGAATAGCAATAGCTAATCAATCTCGTACTATTCGTCTACCTGTTCATCTATGGGAAAAAATTTCCTTAGTGAAGAAAACAGCTAAGTTACTTACTCAAGAAATAGGCCGTATTCCTAAACAAAAAGAAATTGCTGCTACTTTAGGAATGACAGATGAAAATTTACAATCTCTGATTAAATATACTTTACCAACAACTTCCTTAGATACGCCAATTGGTACTGAAGAGGATACTATATTAGTAGACATTATTGAGTCTTCTGGAGATACACCAGAAGATTGGATGCTGAAAAGTTTTTTAATAGATGAATTAGAAAGTTTTTTAGAAATACTCAAACCTCGTGAACGTAAAATTTTGGAAATGCGTTATGGTTTAGATGATGGCTATGAAAAAAATTTAGCAGAAATTGGCCGTAAAATTAACATAAGTCGTGAACGGGTTCGCCAAATTGTCAACAAAACATTAAATACCTTACGACTGTCACAACCAAGAAAAAGGATAAAACAGGAATTTATTGATGAACATAAAATCTCTCAATCTCTCACCAGCCCATTGGTTTTATCGAGTGTTTCATCCAATATAGAAAACCTCAAAGATGCCAATGTAAATAATAAATTACAGACTGTTGATATACAAATCCATCTCACCCAAGAAAATCAAATCATGGAAATTAATTCTACCAATTTAACCGAACAATTTGCTTCTTTAGAACAGACATTTCATCAACTATCTGAGCAATTAATTAAAGCAGCTAAAGCACTGCAAAATCCTGGTATTCCTTTAGCCGAAGATTTAATTTTACAACTAAATCAATGCCAAAAAGATTTTATACAGTTGCAAAATATCACACTGGAATTAGCAAAACGTTCTCAAATATCTTCCCAGGCAAACACTGATACAATTTCTTCTCTGACAGACATCAAAGACTTGATACAAACTATTACAGATTCAGAAAATGAAAAGTTGAAACTTGAGAAATTACGCT
This portion of the Anabaena sphaerica FACHB-251 genome encodes:
- a CDS encoding ATP-binding protein, translated to MTSSEAIGYVLGTQEATPLEFWIAVDSQKVLRLDDVIEVETHRPDNNRKVHFYGVVDYVRTQYEGAQFDTDTLLVAKKGTLPVNISYTAHVQVTRIEPEEYLPPQPGDPVKLAVDKQLASALYFDSMDTPIPAGIMNNGNAAYFNYSFINGEKGAHVNISGVSGVATKTSYALFLLYSIFNSPVLGSYKANTKALIFNVKGEDLFFLDKLNQIYGDSISDQNKNKYENLNKNKYEILKLPIQPFKSTSFRAAPKKDSRTIDADLEQRYEGISVYLWSIRELCRERLFRFLFTGEDLDRGNLSYLVTTVEERLARLAEENDDSDKKRRRKIQAHLEVEAFGEDSKTQIKTFRDLIDFLEDKLLNDEDREENRRWLGRNASATAEAMIRRLYGISSEVSHLIRGDLSPDEVAKYQLNPLASDAQLTVTDIHKLTARAQKFVVGVLLQKLFFEKEKQGREPVIFIVLDELNKYAPRDGRSPIKDLLVDIAERGRSLGIILIGAQQTASEVERRVVGQAAIRVVGRLDSAEAERPEYNFLTGSCRKRALFLKSGTMFVHQPEVPAPILVNFPFPTYATRKEEVFLSPAEIADIEADFDRF